Proteins co-encoded in one Streptococcus pyogenes genomic window:
- the gap gene encoding type I glyceraldehyde-3-phosphate dehydrogenase has protein sequence MVVKVGINGFGRIGRLAFRRIQNIEGVEVTRINDLTDPNMLAHLLKYDTTQGRFDGTVEVKEGGFEVNGNFIKVSAERDPENIDWATDGVEIVLEATGFFAKKEAAEKHLHANGAKKVVITAPGGNDVKTVVFNTNHDILDGTETVISGASCTTNCLAPMAKALHDAFGIQKGLMTTIHAYTGDQMILDGPHRGGDLRRARAGAANIVPNSTGAAKAIGLVIPELNGKLDGAAQRVPVPTGSVTELVVTLDKNVSVDEINAAMKAASNDSFGYTEDPIVSSDIVGVSYGSLFDATQTKVMEVDGSQLVKVVSWYDNEMSYTAQLVRTLEYFAKIAK, from the coding sequence ATGGTAGTTAAAGTTGGTATTAACGGTTTCGGTCGTATCGGACGTCTTGCATTCCGCCGTATTCAAAACATCGAAGGTGTTGAAGTAACTCGTATCAATGACCTTACAGATCCAAATATGCTTGCACACTTGTTGAAATACGATACAACTCAAGGTCGTTTTGATGGAACAGTTGAAGTTAAAGAAGGTGGATTTGAAGTAAACGGAAACTTCATCAAAGTTTCTGCTGAACGTGATCCAGAAAACATCGACTGGGCAACTGATGGGGTTGAAATCGTTCTTGAAGCAACTGGTTTCTTTGCTAAAAAAGAAGCAGCTGAAAAACACTTACATGCTAACGGTGCTAAAAAAGTTGTTATCACAGCTCCTGGTGGAAACGATGTTAAAACAGTTGTTTTCAACACTAACCACGACATTCTTGACGGTACTGAAACAGTTATCTCAGGTGCTTCATGTACTACAAACTGTTTAGCTCCTATGGCTAAAGCTCTTCACGATGCATTCGGTATTCAAAAAGGTCTTATGACTACAATCCACGCTTACACTGGTGACCAAATGATCCTTGACGGACCACACCGTGGTGGTGACCTTCGTCGTGCACGCGCTGGTGCTGCAAATATCGTTCCTAACTCAACTGGTGCTGCTAAAGCTATCGGTCTTGTTATCCCAGAACTTAACGGTAAACTTGACGGTGCTGCACAACGTGTTCCTGTTCCAACTGGATCAGTAACTGAGTTGGTTGTAACTCTTGACAAAAACGTTTCTGTTGACGAAATCAACGCTGCTATGAAAGCTGCTTCAAACGATAGCTTCGGTTACACTGAAGATCCAATCGTTTCTTCAGATATCGTAGGCGTATCATACGGTTCATTGTTTGACGCAACTCAAACTAAAGTAATGGAAGTTGACGGATCACAATTGGTTAAAGTTGTATCATGGTATGACAACGAAATGTCTTACACTGCTCAACTTGTACGTACTCTTGAGTACTTCGCAAAAATTGCTAAATAA
- a CDS encoding DUF2207 domain-containing protein, whose translation MKKILMTLVLCFSLLGIRIKAADVDYSITNYEGQLLLSKENTARFEQKVTYQFDTSYNGQYISLGRTGHLPAGFAIDQKPKVEVYQNGQQVPVSQEFSDLGDGYRLKLYNAGQAGDKVDVKVIWQLHHLLTAYQDVAELNWTPISDWDKTLEKVSLTVTTPTDIQDSNLWAHRGYYQKKPQVLKEGNSRYQINAKNVSGQLELHAYWDKKALLGKEPVDVSTSKKNKIVALETKISRRRTLLQLLFGKVIPLVEVGFLLWQLIQFTRLKKQFNRYHLANHTDHSYEVPEDLSPLVLTQAIYGQSFAYLSPTASESQKLLIPKGVTFEALVQATLLDLIDQKVLLLTKEEGKAYLEISQLDRVTDEEAAFLDMAFGNKVTLPVDQLFSQYHYDADTIKQLKKTYKGKKLEQEVRQSSEQVIKAMKKASAAITNNVLETIKKLNLPDTYRQMTPAEKRKSNSVQGLGCLLLILNSGLLIYLAIKESGLALIYLALMVLTMCLGFYISLKLDQYKKLGIETPEGGVRLHQWQSFKNMIRDIDKFEDVAIEGLVVWNRVLVYATLFGYAKKVERYLKVHRIALPEVYQAVRPGELSMVMYATTPTFVSSLSSATTSSNFSVSSGGGISGGGGGGAF comes from the coding sequence ATGAAAAAAATTTTGATGACGCTTGTGCTCTGCTTCAGTCTTTTAGGGATACGAATAAAAGCAGCTGATGTAGACTATAGCATCACCAACTATGAAGGTCAGTTACTGTTATCAAAAGAAAATACTGCTCGGTTTGAGCAAAAAGTAACCTATCAATTTGACACTTCTTATAACGGCCAGTATATTTCGCTGGGCCGGACAGGTCATTTGCCAGCGGGCTTTGCTATTGACCAAAAGCCTAAAGTTGAGGTATATCAGAATGGTCAACAGGTACCTGTTAGTCAAGAGTTTAGTGACCTTGGAGATGGCTATCGTTTAAAACTTTATAATGCTGGCCAAGCTGGTGATAAGGTTGACGTCAAGGTTATCTGGCAACTGCACCACCTTTTAACAGCTTATCAAGACGTGGCAGAGCTGAATTGGACACCGATTAGTGATTGGGACAAAACATTAGAAAAGGTGAGTTTGACCGTCACTACCCCAACTGATATTCAGGATTCTAATCTATGGGCTCACAGAGGATATTACCAAAAGAAACCTCAAGTGTTAAAAGAAGGTAACAGTCGCTATCAGATTAATGCCAAGAATGTCTCAGGGCAACTGGAATTGCATGCTTATTGGGATAAAAAAGCATTATTGGGAAAAGAGCCAGTTGATGTTTCAACGAGTAAAAAGAATAAAATTGTAGCGTTAGAAACTAAGATTTCCAGACGAAGGACCTTGTTACAGCTGCTATTTGGCAAAGTCATTCCTCTGGTAGAGGTAGGTTTTCTTCTTTGGCAGTTAATACAGTTTACAAGATTAAAGAAACAATTCAATCGTTATCATTTGGCTAACCATACAGATCACAGTTACGAAGTCCCTGAAGATCTTTCGCCTCTTGTGTTGACACAAGCGATTTATGGACAGAGTTTTGCCTATTTATCCCCTACAGCATCAGAAAGCCAGAAATTATTGATCCCTAAAGGAGTGACCTTTGAGGCCCTTGTTCAAGCTACCTTGTTGGATCTGATCGACCAAAAGGTGCTTTTATTAACGAAAGAAGAAGGGAAAGCTTATCTTGAAATCAGTCAGTTAGATCGTGTGACAGATGAGGAAGCTGCCTTCTTAGATATGGCTTTTGGAAACAAGGTGACATTGCCGGTGGATCAATTGTTTAGTCAATACCATTATGATGCTGATACCATTAAACAATTAAAGAAAACGTACAAAGGTAAAAAGCTCGAGCAAGAAGTCCGTCAATCGTCTGAGCAGGTGATTAAGGCGATGAAAAAAGCGTCGGCAGCTATTACAAACAATGTCCTAGAAACTATCAAAAAGTTAAACTTACCAGATACTTATCGTCAAATGACCCCGGCAGAGAAACGAAAAAGCAATAGTGTCCAGGGATTAGGTTGTTTGTTGCTTATTCTAAATAGTGGTTTATTGATTTACTTGGCTATTAAAGAAAGTGGGTTAGCCCTCATTTACCTTGCTTTAATGGTGCTAACGATGTGCCTTGGCTTTTACATTAGCCTGAAGTTAGATCAATACAAGAAATTGGGTATTGAAACACCTGAGGGGGGTGTTCGGTTACATCAATGGCAGAGCTTTAAAAACATGATACGAGACATTGACAAATTTGAGGATGTTGCTATTGAAGGTTTGGTTGTTTGGAACCGTGTTTTGGTTTATGCCACCTTATTTGGTTACGCTAAGAAAGTGGAACGCTATTTGAAAGTCCATCGTATTGCCTTACCTGAGGTTTACCAAGCTGTTCGACCAGGTGAATTATCAATGGTAATGTATGCTACGACACCAACCTTTGTGTCTAGCTTGTCTTCAGCTACAACTTCCTCAAATTTCTCAGTCTCTTCCGGAGGCGGGATTAGTGGTGGTGGCGGCGGCGGTGCCTTTTAA
- the mecA gene encoding adaptor protein MecA, whose protein sequence is MEMKQISETTLKITISMDDLEERGMELKDFLIPQEKTEEFFYSVMDELDLPDNFKDSGMLSFRVTPRKDRLDVFVTKSEINKDINLEDLAEFGDMSQMTPEDFFKSLEQSMREKGDVKAHEKLEKIEEIMEDVVEATLANQSEAADPSTNHESEPLDYVHYVLDFSTITEAVAFAKTIDFSIEASELYKGSNCYHMTILLDVQQQPSYFANVMYARLIEHANPGSKTRAYLQEHGLQLMLDGAVEQLQKIELG, encoded by the coding sequence ATGGAAATGAAACAAATTAGCGAGACAACGCTAAAAATAACAATTAGTATGGACGATTTAGAAGAAAGAGGAATGGAGTTGAAAGATTTCTTGATTCCTCAAGAAAAAACAGAAGAGTTTTTCTATTCTGTGATGGACGAACTCGATCTTCCAGATAATTTTAAAGATAGTGGTATGCTTAGTTTTCGAGTGACTCCACGCAAGGACCGTCTAGATGTTTTTGTTACCAAATCTGAGATAAATAAAGATATTAATCTTGAAGATTTAGCAGAGTTTGGTGATATGTCCCAAATGACTCCGGAAGATTTTTTCAAGAGCTTGGAGCAATCCATGCGTGAAAAGGGAGATGTCAAAGCTCATGAAAAATTGGAAAAAATTGAAGAGATAATGGAAGATGTTGTTGAAGCCACTCTAGCTAATCAGTCTGAGGCGGCTGATCCATCAACTAATCATGAGTCAGAACCTTTAGACTATGTCCATTATGTATTGGATTTTTCAACGATTACAGAGGCAGTGGCTTTTGCTAAAACGATTGATTTTTCGATAGAAGCTTCAGAGTTATATAAGGGGAGCAACTGCTACCATATGACTATTTTATTAGATGTTCAGCAACAACCATCTTATTTTGCGAACGTCATGTATGCGAGATTGATTGAGCATGCAAACCCTGGATCAAAAACAAGAGCTTATTTACAAGAGCATGGCTTACAATTGATGCTTGATGGTGCTGTTGAGCAATTACAAAAGATTGAGTTGGGATAA
- a CDS encoding ABC transporter substrate-binding protein/permease: MKKLILSCLVALALLFGGMSRAQANQYLRVGMEAAYAPFNWTQDDASNGAVPIEGTSQYANGYDVQVAKKVAKAMNKELLVVKTSWTGLIPALTSGKIDMIAAGMSPTKERRNEISFSNSYYTSQPVLVVTANGKYADATSLKDFSGAKVTAQQGVWHVNLLTQLKGAKLQTPMGDFSQMRQALTSGVIDAYISERPEAMTAEAADSRLKMITLKKGFAVAESDAAIAVGMKKNDDRMATVNQVLEGFSQTDRMALMDDMVTKQPVEKKAEDAKASFLGQMWAIFKGNWKQFLRGTGMTLLISMVGTITGLFIGLLIGIFRTAPKAKHKVAALGQKLFGWLLTIYIEIFRGTPMIVQSMVIYYGTAQAFGISIDRTLAAIFIVSINTGAYMSEIVRGGIFAVDKGQFEAATALGFTHGQTMRKIVLPQVVRNILPATGNEFVINIKDTSVLNVISVVELYFSGNTVATQTYQYFQTFTIIAIIYFVLTFTVTRILRYIERRFDADTYTTGANQMQIAEVSNV; this comes from the coding sequence ATGAAAAAGCTAATCCTTAGCTGTTTGGTCGCCTTGGCCCTTCTGTTTGGAGGAATGAGCCGGGCTCAAGCAAACCAATATTTAAGAGTCGGAATGGAAGCAGCCTATGCTCCTTTTAACTGGACTCAAGATGACGCTTCAAACGGGGCTGTTCCAATTGAAGGAACTAGCCAATACGCCAACGGTTACGATGTCCAAGTCGCTAAAAAAGTCGCTAAAGCTATGAACAAAGAACTTTTAGTCGTTAAGACCTCTTGGACCGGTTTAATTCCAGCATTAACTTCTGGAAAAATCGATATGATCGCTGCTGGTATGAGTCCTACCAAAGAGCGTAGAAACGAAATTAGCTTCTCAAACAGCTACTACACTAGCCAACCTGTTCTAGTCGTAACTGCCAATGGCAAATATGCTGATGCAACAAGCCTCAAGGATTTTTCTGGAGCTAAAGTAACTGCCCAGCAAGGCGTTTGGCATGTCAATCTCTTAACTCAACTAAAAGGTGCTAAGTTACAAACACCAATGGGAGATTTCTCTCAAATGCGACAAGCCCTTACTTCGGGTGTTATCGATGCCTATATTTCTGAACGACCTGAAGCCATGACTGCTGAAGCTGCTGATAGCCGTTTGAAAATGATCACTCTTAAAAAAGGGTTTGCTGTTGCTGAATCAGATGCTGCTATCGCTGTCGGAATGAAAAAAAATGACGATCGTATGGCAACTGTCAACCAAGTGCTTGAAGGATTTTCTCAAACAGATCGTATGGCCCTGATGGATGATATGGTTACCAAACAACCCGTGGAAAAGAAAGCCGAAGATGCTAAAGCATCATTTCTAGGCCAAATGTGGGCTATTTTTAAAGGTAACTGGAAGCAATTCTTACGTGGAACTGGAATGACCCTTCTGATTTCCATGGTCGGAACCATTACAGGTCTCTTTATTGGATTATTAATCGGTATTTTCCGTACAGCTCCTAAAGCTAAGCATAAAGTAGCTGCCTTGGGACAAAAACTCTTTGGTTGGTTACTCACTATTTATATCGAAATCTTCCGTGGGACACCTATGATTGTTCAATCTATGGTTATCTACTACGGAACAGCGCAAGCCTTTGGTATTTCGATCGACCGTACCCTAGCGGCTATTTTTATCGTATCTATCAATACGGGTGCCTATATGAGTGAAATTGTTCGCGGTGGTATTTTCGCTGTCGACAAAGGTCAATTCGAAGCAGCAACTGCTCTTGGCTTTACTCACGGACAAACCATGCGTAAAATCGTGCTACCACAAGTTGTTCGCAACATTTTACCAGCAACAGGTAATGAGTTTGTCATCAATATCAAAGATACTTCTGTCTTGAATGTTATCTCTGTTGTGGAACTTTACTTCTCAGGTAATACCGTAGCCACACAAACCTACCAATATTTCCAAACCTTTACGATTATCGCCATTATCTACTTTGTTCTTACCTTCACGGTGACACGTATCCTTCGTTATATTGAACGCCGTTTCGATGCCGATACTTACACCACTGGAGCAAACCAAATGCAGATTGCGGAGGTCTCAAATGTCTAA
- a CDS encoding glycosyltransferase family 4 protein — protein MFSFTIDYVLVLIGALLMSLFLTPLVRFLAFRVGAVDNPNARRVNKVPMPTSGGLAIFMSFLVASLGLIPIASKGAMFFGQTYFSYILPVVIGATVITLTGFLDDLYELSPKLKMFGILIGAVIVWAFTDFKFDSFKIPFGGPLLVFGPFLTLFLTVLWIVSITNAINLIDGLDGLVSGVSIISLVTMAIVSYFFLPQKDFFLTLTILVLISAIAGFFPYNYHPAMIYLGDTGALFIGFMIGVLSLQGLKNSTAVAVVTPVIILGVPIMDTIVAIIRRSLSGQKFYEPDKMHLHHRLLSMGFTHRGAVLVVYGITMLFSLISLLLNVSSRIGGVLLMLGLLFGLEVFIEGLEIWGEKRTPLFNLLKFIGNSDYRQAMLLKWKEKKDLKH, from the coding sequence ATGTTTTCATTCACAATAGATTATGTCCTTGTTCTGATAGGGGCTTTGTTAATGTCCTTATTCTTAACCCCTCTTGTTCGCTTTTTAGCCTTTCGTGTGGGTGCAGTAGACAATCCCAATGCCAGACGGGTCAATAAGGTTCCGATGCCAACCAGTGGTGGATTAGCTATTTTTATGTCTTTTTTAGTAGCAAGTTTGGGACTTATTCCGATTGCTTCTAAAGGCGCCATGTTTTTTGGTCAGACCTACTTCAGTTATATTTTACCTGTCGTGATTGGTGCTACAGTAATTACCCTTACTGGTTTTTTAGATGATTTGTATGAGTTAAGTCCTAAATTAAAGATGTTTGGTATTCTAATTGGTGCAGTGATTGTCTGGGCTTTTACCGACTTTAAATTTGATAGCTTCAAAATTCCTTTTGGAGGGCCGTTGTTAGTTTTTGGTCCTTTCTTAACCTTATTCTTAACAGTCCTGTGGATTGTTTCCATCACTAATGCTATTAACTTGATTGACGGTTTGGATGGTTTGGTTAGTGGGGTCTCTATTATTAGTTTAGTGACCATGGCTATTGTATCTTATTTCTTTTTACCTCAAAAGGATTTCTTTTTGACGTTAACCATTTTGGTCTTGATTTCTGCTATTGCAGGATTTTTTCCTTATAATTACCATCCAGCTATGATTTATTTGGGTGACACAGGAGCCCTCTTTATTGGCTTTATGATAGGGGTTTTGTCTCTTCAAGGATTGAAAAATTCAACGGCTGTGGCTGTGGTGACACCTGTTATTATTCTTGGTGTACCCATTATGGATACCATCGTGGCTATTATTCGACGTAGTTTATCAGGTCAAAAATTCTACGAGCCGGATAAGATGCACCTGCATCATCGACTCTTATCAATGGGCTTTACTCATCGAGGAGCTGTCTTAGTAGTTTATGGTATTACCATGCTTTTTTCCCTTATTTCTTTACTTTTAAATGTTTCTAGTCGAATTGGTGGCGTCCTCTTGATGCTTGGACTTTTATTTGGTTTAGAAGTTTTTATTGAAGGATTGGAGATCTGGGGTGAAAAGCGAACGCCTTTGTTTAACTTGTTAAAGTTTATTGGTAATAGTGATTATCGTCAAGCAATGCTTCTGAAATGGAAAGAAAAGAAGGATTTGAAACACTAA
- a CDS encoding undecaprenyl-diphosphate phosphatase, with protein sequence MLIIELLKAIFFGIIEGITEWLPVSSTGHLILVQEFIRLNQDKAFIEMFNIVIQLGAIIAVMLIYFERLNPFQPGKTAREVQLTWQLWLKVVIACIPSILIAVPLDNWFEAHFYFMVPIAIALIVYGIAFIWIEKRNAQQEPAVTELARMSYKTAFFIGCFQVLSIVPGTSRSGATILGAIILGTSRTVAADFTFFLAIPTMFGYSGLKAVKFFLDGHHLDFAQVLILLVASLTAFVVSLLAIRFLTDYVKKHDFTIFGKYRIVLGSLLLIYSFFKFVF encoded by the coding sequence ATGTTAATTATCGAATTGCTAAAAGCCATTTTCTTTGGCATCATTGAGGGAATCACAGAATGGTTACCAGTTTCAAGCACTGGTCACCTCATTTTGGTGCAGGAATTTATCCGACTAAATCAGGATAAGGCTTTTATAGAAATGTTTAATATCGTTATTCAATTAGGGGCGATTATCGCTGTTATGTTGATTTATTTTGAACGTCTCAATCCCTTTCAACCTGGGAAAACAGCAAGAGAAGTACAGCTTACCTGGCAATTATGGCTAAAAGTGGTGATTGCGTGTATTCCTTCTATTTTAATAGCGGTTCCTCTTGATAATTGGTTTGAAGCACATTTTTATTTTATGGTTCCGATTGCCATCGCTTTAATCGTCTACGGGATTGCCTTTATCTGGATTGAAAAACGAAATGCTCAACAAGAACCTGCTGTCACTGAATTAGCTAGAATGTCTTACAAAACAGCTTTCTTCATTGGTTGTTTTCAAGTCTTAAGTATTGTGCCTGGTACTAGTCGATCAGGGGCTACCATCTTAGGAGCTATTATTTTAGGAACTAGTCGAACAGTGGCCGCTGATTTCACCTTCTTTTTGGCCATTCCTACCATGTTTGGATATAGTGGATTAAAGGCTGTAAAATTTTTCCTTGATGGCCATCACCTTGATTTTGCACAAGTCCTTATTCTTTTAGTGGCTAGCTTGACCGCTTTTGTGGTTAGTTTATTGGCGATTAGGTTCTTGACAGATTATGTTAAGAAACACGATTTCACCATTTTTGGGAAATACCGTATTGTGTTAGGAAGCCTTTTACTTATTTATAGCTTCTTTAAATTTGTTTTTTAA
- a CDS encoding amino acid ABC transporter ATP-binding protein has translation MSNSIIEIKNLKKSYGSNEVLKDISLSVNKGEVISIIGSSGSGKSTLLRSINLLEEPSAGQILFHGEDVLAEHYNLTHYREKLGMVFQSFNLFENLNVLENAIVAQTTVLKRDRAQAEQIAKENLNAVGMTEQYWQAKPKQLSGGQKQRVAIARALSVNPEAMLFDEPTSALDPEMVGEVLKTMQDLAKSGLTMIIVTHEMEFARDVSDRIIFMDKGLITEEGSPQQIFENPTQDRTKEFLQRFLK, from the coding sequence ATGTCTAACTCAATTATTGAAATCAAAAATCTCAAAAAATCTTACGGCAGCAATGAAGTACTCAAAGATATCTCCCTTTCTGTTAACAAGGGAGAAGTGATTTCCATTATCGGTTCTTCTGGTTCTGGAAAATCAACCCTCCTGCGCTCGATCAATCTTTTGGAAGAGCCAAGTGCCGGTCAAATCCTCTTTCATGGTGAAGATGTCCTTGCTGAACACTACAACTTGACTCACTACCGTGAAAAACTAGGCATGGTTTTCCAATCCTTTAACTTGTTTGAAAACCTAAATGTATTGGAAAATGCTATCGTCGCTCAAACCACCGTCCTCAAAAGAGACCGTGCACAAGCCGAACAAATCGCTAAAGAAAACCTCAATGCGGTTGGTATGACAGAACAATACTGGCAAGCCAAACCAAAACAATTATCAGGGGGGCAAAAACAACGGGTTGCCATTGCCAGAGCCTTATCTGTCAATCCAGAAGCCATGCTCTTTGATGAACCAACATCAGCTCTTGATCCTGAAATGGTTGGTGAGGTCCTTAAAACCATGCAAGACTTGGCAAAATCAGGGTTGACCATGATTATTGTTACCCATGAAATGGAATTTGCTCGTGATGTTTCTGACCGTATCATCTTCATGGATAAGGGATTGATTACTGAAGAAGGAAGTCCTCAACAAATTTTCGAGAATCCTACACAAGATCGTACCAAAGAATTTTTACAACGCTTCTTAAAATAA
- the rpsG gene encoding 30S ribosomal protein S7, whose amino-acid sequence MSRKNQAPKREVLPDPLYNSKIVTRLINRVMLDGKRGTAATIVYDAFNAIKEATGNDALEVFETAMDNIMPVLEVRARRVGGSNYQVPVEVRPERRTTLGLRWLVNASRARGEHTMKDRLAKEIMDAANNTGASVKKREDTHKMAEANRAFAHFRW is encoded by the coding sequence ATGAGTCGTAAAAATCAAGCGCCTAAACGCGAAGTATTACCAGATCCATTATATAACTCAAAAATCGTAACACGTCTTATCAACCGTGTTATGCTTGACGGTAAACGTGGTACAGCTGCTACTATCGTTTACGATGCTTTCAACGCTATCAAAGAAGCAACAGGAAATGACGCTCTTGAAGTATTTGAAACAGCTATGGACAACATCATGCCTGTACTTGAAGTACGCGCACGCCGTGTCGGTGGTTCTAACTACCAAGTCCCAGTTGAAGTTCGTCCAGAACGTCGTACAACACTTGGACTTCGTTGGTTGGTAAACGCATCACGTGCTCGTGGTGAACACACTATGAAAGATCGTCTTGCTAAAGAAATCATGGATGCTGCAAACAACACAGGTGCATCAGTTAAGAAACGTGAAGACACTCACAAAATGGCTGAAGCTAACCGTGCCTTTGCTCACTTCCGTTGGTAA
- a CDS encoding putative metal homeostasis protein produces MAEKTDLSSAYRRLKSPNIKTRKRALKIIHEYKRYGKK; encoded by the coding sequence ATGGCAGAAAAAACTGACTTATCGTCAGCTTACAGAAGACTGAAAAGTCCCAATATTAAAACCAGAAAACGTGCTCTGAAGATTATTCACGAGTACAAACGTTACGGTAAAAAATAA
- the fusA gene encoding elongation factor G codes for MAREFSLAKTRNIGIMAHVDAGKTTTTERILYYTGKIHKIGETHEGASQMDWMEQEQERGITITSAATTAQWDGHRVNIIDTPGHVDFTIEVQRSLRVLDGAVTVLDSQSGVEPQTETVWRQATEYGVPRIVFANKMDKIGADFLYSVQTLHDRLQANAHPIQLPIGAEDDFRGIIDLIKMKAEIYTNDLGTDILEEDIPEEYLEQAQEYREKLIEAVAETDEDLMMKYLEGEEITNDELIAGIRKATINVEFFPVLCGSAFKNKGVQLMLDAVIAYLPSPLDIPAIKGVNPDTDAEEERPASDEEPFAALAFKIMTDPFVGRLTFFRVYSGVLNSGSYVMNTSKGKRERIGRILQMHANSRQEIETVYAGDIAAAVGLKDTTTGDSLTDEKAKVILESIEVPEPVIQLMVEPKSKADQDKMGVALQKLAEEDPTFRVETNVETGETVIAGMGELHLDVLVDRMKREFKVEANVGAPQVSYRETFRASTQARGFFKRQSGGKGQFGDVWIEFTPNEEGKGFEFENAIVGGVVPREFIPAVEKGLIESMANGVLAGYPMVDVKAKLYDGSYHDVDSSETAFKIAASLALKEAAKSAQPAILEPMMLVTITAPEDNLGDVMGHVTARRGRVDGMEAHGNSQIVRAYVPLAEMFGYATVLRSATQGRGTFMMVFDHYEDVPKSVQEEIIKKNKGE; via the coding sequence ATGGCTCGCGAATTTTCACTTGCAAAAACTCGTAATATCGGTATCATGGCTCACGTCGATGCTGGTAAAACAACTACAACAGAGCGTATCCTTTACTACACTGGTAAAATTCATAAAATCGGTGAAACGCACGAAGGCGCATCACAAATGGACTGGATGGAGCAAGAGCAAGAACGTGGTATCACTATTACTTCTGCCGCTACAACAGCTCAATGGGATGGTCACCGCGTTAACATCATCGACACACCAGGACACGTGGACTTCACCATCGAAGTACAACGTTCTCTCCGTGTTCTTGATGGTGCTGTAACCGTTCTTGACTCACAATCGGGTGTTGAGCCTCAAACTGAAACAGTTTGGCGTCAAGCAACTGAATACGGTGTTCCACGTATCGTTTTCGCCAACAAAATGGATAAAATCGGTGCTGACTTCCTTTACTCAGTACAAACCCTTCATGACCGTCTTCAAGCAAATGCACACCCAATCCAATTGCCAATCGGTGCAGAAGATGATTTCCGTGGTATCATTGACTTGATCAAGATGAAAGCAGAAATCTATACCAACGACCTTGGTACAGATATTCTTGAAGAAGATATTCCAGAAGAATACTTAGAACAAGCTCAAGAATACCGTGAAAAATTAATCGAAGCAGTTGCTGAAACTGATGAAGACTTGATGATGAAATACCTTGAAGGTGAAGAAATCACTAACGACGAATTGATTGCTGGTATCCGTAAAGCAACAATCAACGTTGAATTCTTCCCAGTACTTTGTGGTTCTGCCTTCAAAAACAAAGGTGTTCAATTGATGCTTGATGCGGTTATCGCATACCTTCCAAGCCCACTTGACATCCCTGCAATCAAAGGTGTTAACCCGGATACAGATGCTGAAGAAGAACGTCCAGCATCTGATGAAGAGCCATTTGCAGCTCTTGCCTTCAAGATCATGACTGACCCATTCGTAGGTCGTTTGACATTCTTCCGTGTTTACTCAGGTGTTCTTAATAGCGGTTCTTACGTTATGAACACATCAAAAGGTAAACGTGAGCGTATCGGACGTATCCTTCAAATGCACGCAAACAGCCGTCAAGAAATTGAAACAGTTTACGCTGGTGACATCGCTGCCGCTGTTGGTTTGAAAGACACAACAACTGGTGACTCATTGACTGATGAAAAAGCAAAAGTTATTCTTGAGTCAATCGAAGTTCCAGAACCAGTTATCCAGTTGATGGTTGAGCCAAAATCTAAAGCAGACCAAGACAAGATGGGTGTTGCCCTTCAAAAACTTGCTGAAGAAGATCCAACATTCCGTGTTGAAACAAACGTTGAAACTGGTGAAACAGTTATCGCTGGTATGGGTGAACTTCACCTTGATGTCCTTGTTGACCGTATGAAACGTGAGTTCAAAGTTGAAGCTAACGTTGGTGCTCCTCAAGTATCTTACCGTGAAACATTCCGTGCTTCTACACAAGCTCGTGGATTCTTCAAACGCCAATCTGGTGGTAAAGGTCAATTCGGTGATGTTTGGATTGAATTTACACCAAATGAAGAAGGTAAAGGTTTCGAATTCGAAAATGCTATCGTTGGTGGTGTGGTTCCTCGTGAATTTATCCCAGCTGTTGAAAAAGGGTTGATCGAATCTATGGCAAACGGTGTTCTTGCTGGTTACCCAATGGTTGACGTTAAAGCTAAACTTTACGATGGTTCATACCACGATGTCGACTCATCTGAAACTGCCTTCAAGATCGCAGCATCTCTTGCTCTTAAAGAAGCAGCTAAATCAGCACAACCAGCTATCCTTGAGCCGATGATGCTTGTAACGATTACAGCTCCAGAAGACAATCTTGGAGACGTTATGGGACACGTGACAGCTCGTCGTGGACGCGTTGATGGTATGGAAGCACATGGTAACAGCCAAATCGTTCGTGCTTATGTTCCACTTGCTGAAATGTTCGGTTATGCAACAGTTCTTCGTTCTGCTACTCAAGGACGTGGTACATTCATGATGGTATTTGACCACTATGAAGATGTTCCTAAGTCAGTTCAAGAAGAAATCATTAAGAAAAACAAAGGTGAATAA